A genome region from Paludisphaera rhizosphaerae includes the following:
- a CDS encoding tetratricopeptide repeat protein, with product MLDRRLFLALSLLIAGLRPTLAQQPGPGPAAALIGRRVIALEGATLHVDGKPDEQLDPKDRRIYKVEKVEGPRARVVAERAAAEGWIDLKDIKTLEQAVEDASALIQADPARPENYLKRASLRLDLKQYDEAIADLTEAIRLGTKDADAYFNRAVAWGEKGEYDKAVADYSEVIRLNPNDADALGNRGRIWDSRQEYEKAIADYSEVIRIDPKNAGAYINRGIARSESQDEDRAIVDYDEAVRIAPKNAVALYNRGVSWQRKGEDDKAFADFDAAVHLNPQYALAYRARGTVESDQGKYDKAIADYSESIRLDPNDVDVYIYRGADLSKMHEYDKALADFNSAIRIDPRNARAFYSRGVNRASQRKYEEAVADYDEAIRIDPGFLDAHQARGHIRVERGENDAAIADFNEVIRLDPGNVDAYAARGMAWANKQEHDKATADLGEAIRIDPNDVQAYRIRGMIRSKRGDSAAAIADYSEALRIDPNDVQVLIARGSCRLTNKEYDRALDDFDKALRIAPNNARVILNRGHAWRLKKQYDKALADFTEAIRLDPRYSLAYQARGAVRGEKGEYDAAIADLDEAVRLDPNDAASYHNRGLAREQKDDLDGAVADYDEAIRLDPNDAGAYYDRGNIRSRRNEDDEAIADYSEAIRLDPDNADAHENRGWIHVERKEYDKAIADYTQVVRLQPNDAQAHLMIGKAWANKHEYDKAIAAFDEAIRLDPKYITAYENRASAWNEKKDYDRAVADFTEVIRLHPQNLGALCDRGIAWQNKGEYDKAIADYTALIKLEEDDAVAYQNRAVCWGRKQDYDKSLADLDEAVRIDPQDPFNHQLRGEAFDQKKDHDRAVAEYTEAIRLDPNDASSYAARGRAWGRKGDLDRALADLDEAVRRDPKNASAIRDRGVAWHNKAEHDKALADYDEALRLNPLDAAALGNRGIVWKVKGEYDKALADYDEAIRIAPQDAVTLVNRAEIWNLKGEYDKAIADLDEAIRIDPRYAPAFHGRAFARWCKRQNDQALADYDEAIRIDPSDVLAHRNRGLARKTAGDLAGALADYDEAIRLDPQAPDAHDDRARLLATTPDDKVRDGKRALESALRACELNDWKWPVFLDTLAAAHAETGDFAAAVKWQEKAVELLDKPDEATLADYRSRLDLYRAGKPYRAP from the coding sequence ATGCTCGACCGCCGCCTCTTTCTGGCGCTTTCGCTGCTCATCGCCGGCCTTCGTCCGACCCTCGCCCAGCAGCCGGGGCCCGGCCCGGCCGCCGCTCTGATCGGCCGCCGCGTGATCGCCCTGGAAGGCGCGACGCTCCACGTCGACGGCAAGCCCGACGAGCAGCTCGACCCCAAGGACCGCCGGATCTACAAGGTCGAGAAAGTCGAAGGCCCGCGCGCCCGGGTCGTCGCCGAGAGAGCCGCGGCCGAGGGCTGGATCGACCTCAAGGACATCAAGACCCTGGAGCAGGCCGTCGAGGACGCCTCCGCCCTCATCCAGGCCGACCCCGCCCGCCCCGAGAACTACCTCAAACGAGCCAGCCTCCGCCTGGACCTCAAGCAGTACGACGAGGCGATCGCCGACCTCACCGAGGCCATCCGGCTGGGCACGAAGGACGCCGACGCCTACTTCAACCGCGCCGTCGCCTGGGGTGAGAAGGGCGAGTACGACAAGGCCGTCGCCGACTACTCTGAGGTCATCCGCCTCAACCCGAACGACGCCGACGCCCTTGGTAATCGCGGCCGCATCTGGGATTCGCGACAAGAATACGAGAAGGCCATCGCCGACTACTCCGAGGTGATCCGCATCGACCCGAAGAACGCCGGCGCCTACATCAACCGCGGGATCGCCAGGAGCGAATCGCAGGACGAGGACAGGGCGATCGTCGACTACGACGAGGCCGTCCGGATCGCCCCCAAGAACGCCGTCGCTCTCTACAATCGGGGAGTCTCCTGGCAGCGGAAGGGCGAGGACGACAAGGCCTTCGCCGACTTCGACGCGGCCGTCCACCTCAATCCGCAGTACGCCCTGGCCTATCGGGCCCGCGGCACGGTCGAGAGCGATCAGGGGAAATACGACAAGGCCATCGCCGACTACTCCGAATCGATCCGCCTCGACCCGAACGACGTCGACGTTTACATCTATCGCGGCGCTGACCTGAGCAAAATGCACGAGTACGACAAGGCCCTCGCCGACTTCAACTCCGCGATCCGGATCGACCCACGGAACGCCCGGGCCTTCTACAGCCGAGGCGTCAACAGGGCGTCTCAACGGAAGTACGAGGAAGCCGTCGCCGACTACGACGAGGCGATCCGGATCGACCCGGGTTTTCTCGACGCCCATCAGGCACGCGGTCACATCCGGGTCGAACGAGGCGAGAACGACGCGGCGATCGCCGATTTCAACGAAGTCATCCGGCTCGACCCCGGGAATGTCGACGCCTACGCCGCGCGCGGCATGGCCTGGGCGAACAAACAAGAGCACGATAAGGCGACGGCCGACCTTGGCGAGGCCATCCGCATCGACCCCAACGACGTCCAGGCCTACCGAATCCGGGGCATGATCCGCAGCAAGAGGGGGGACTCCGCCGCCGCGATCGCCGACTATTCCGAGGCCCTCCGCATCGACCCCAACGACGTCCAGGTCCTCATCGCGCGCGGCAGTTGCCGGCTCACGAACAAGGAATACGACAGGGCCCTCGACGACTTCGACAAGGCTCTCCGCATCGCCCCCAACAACGCCCGGGTCATCCTCAACCGCGGCCACGCCTGGCGCCTCAAGAAGCAATACGACAAGGCCCTCGCCGACTTCACCGAAGCCATCCGACTCGACCCCCGATACAGCCTGGCTTACCAGGCTCGCGGCGCCGTCCGGGGCGAGAAAGGCGAATACGACGCGGCGATCGCCGACCTCGACGAGGCCGTCCGACTCGACCCGAACGACGCCGCCAGCTACCACAATCGCGGCCTCGCCCGGGAGCAGAAGGACGACCTCGACGGGGCCGTCGCCGACTACGACGAGGCCATCCGACTCGACCCGAACGACGCCGGGGCCTACTACGATCGAGGCAACATCCGGAGTCGCAGGAACGAAGACGACGAGGCGATCGCCGACTACTCCGAGGCCATTCGACTCGACCCCGACAACGCCGACGCCCACGAGAACCGCGGCTGGATTCATGTGGAACGCAAGGAATACGATAAGGCTATCGCCGATTACACCCAGGTCGTCCGCCTTCAGCCGAACGACGCCCAAGCCCACCTCATGATCGGGAAGGCCTGGGCGAACAAGCACGAGTACGATAAGGCGATCGCCGCCTTCGACGAGGCGATCCGTCTCGACCCCAAGTACATCACGGCCTACGAGAACCGCGCCTCCGCCTGGAACGAGAAGAAGGACTACGACCGGGCCGTCGCCGATTTCACCGAGGTCATCCGCCTCCATCCGCAAAACCTCGGCGCCCTCTGCGACCGCGGGATCGCCTGGCAGAACAAGGGGGAATACGATAAGGCGATCGCCGACTACACCGCGCTGATCAAGCTGGAGGAAGACGACGCCGTTGCCTACCAGAACCGCGCCGTCTGCTGGGGCAGGAAGCAGGACTACGACAAGTCGCTGGCCGACCTCGACGAGGCCGTCCGAATCGACCCCCAGGATCCCTTCAACCACCAGCTCCGCGGCGAAGCCTTCGACCAGAAGAAGGACCACGACCGGGCCGTCGCCGAGTACACCGAGGCCATCCGACTCGACCCCAACGACGCCTCGAGCTATGCGGCCCGGGGCCGCGCCTGGGGCCGGAAGGGGGACCTCGACCGGGCCCTCGCCGACCTCGACGAGGCCGTCCGACGCGACCCCAAGAACGCCTCCGCCATCCGCGACCGCGGCGTCGCCTGGCACAACAAGGCCGAGCACGACAAGGCGCTCGCCGACTACGACGAGGCCCTCCGCCTCAACCCTCTCGACGCCGCCGCGCTCGGCAACAGGGGCATCGTCTGGAAGGTCAAGGGCGAGTATGACAAGGCTCTGGCCGACTATGATGAGGCGATCCGAATCGCCCCCCAGGACGCCGTCACCCTTGTCAACCGCGCCGAAATCTGGAACCTGAAAGGCGAATACGATAAGGCGATCGCCGACCTCGACGAGGCGATCCGCATCGACCCAAGGTACGCCCCAGCCTTCCACGGCCGGGCCTTCGCCCGATGGTGCAAGCGGCAGAACGACCAGGCGCTGGCCGACTACGACGAGGCGATCCGCATCGACCCGAGCGACGTCCTCGCCCACAGGAACCGCGGCCTGGCCCGAAAGACCGCGGGCGACCTCGCCGGCGCCCTGGCCGACTACGACGAGGCGATCCGCCTCGACCCGCAGGCTCCCGACGCCCACGACGACCGCGCCCGGCTCCTGGCGACGACCCCCGACGACAAGGTCCGCGACGGCAAACGAGCCCTGGAATCCGCCTTGCGAGCCTGCGAGCTGAACGACTGGAAGTGGCCGGTCTTCCTGGACACCCTCGCCGCCGCCCACGCCGAAACCGGCGACTTCGCCGCCGCCGTCAAGTGGCAGGAGAAGGCCGTCGAACTCCTGGACAAGCCCGACGAGGCGACCCTCGCCGACTACCGCTCGCGGCTCGACCTGTACCGCGCCGGCAAGCCCTATCGCGCGCCCTGA
- a CDS encoding dockerin type I domain-containing protein has translation MRLSSHVDPRRRIGRNPCLDLLEDRTLLSTVGGSKFAVYQGRLVLAPADSYTLVVDRFGFRPGAGNRVLLKVDTQSTDASFDPAAAETASSNPRGVQTISSHDDVSGGTGSSTIVSVGPGALTIQPTAQNGTTGGYDVNVSLAGDVNGDFKVDRTDLAAIRSAIGVNGPADTVLAGTDVDGDGVTTLRDWRLAFRNLGASTSYRPRELTAGVAPADDPNGDNTVDADVSKTSLVGKAAPGSIVKLGAGTSAVTTTAGADGSFHFDVDLALGVNTFDLRATSPDGQVVMKSVSVVRGSTASVVTESYDFSQGAQGWDAGFADIPTNPNDTYELDSGIRDLPADLNTDGTGYLLQSHNRSDDAFMFLTRKLTAADGVVAGATYSVEFTIKFASNAPSNAAGIGGAPGESVVLKAGASTIEPEAVVDGDMLRMNIDKGNNSTGGRDASVVGNIANGQELEGDQTSVPYVSLTREHTHTATVQADAQGNLWLIVGTDSGYEGLTAIYFQSIAVTLTPVALA, from the coding sequence ATGAGACTCTCCTCCCATGTTGATCCGCGACGTCGGATCGGCCGCAACCCCTGCCTGGATCTGCTGGAAGATCGCACCCTGCTCTCCACCGTGGGGGGGTCGAAGTTCGCCGTCTATCAAGGGAGGCTGGTGCTCGCGCCGGCCGACTCTTACACGCTGGTCGTCGACCGTTTCGGCTTCCGCCCCGGCGCGGGGAATCGCGTGCTGCTGAAGGTCGACACGCAGTCGACCGACGCCTCGTTCGACCCCGCGGCCGCCGAGACGGCTTCCTCGAATCCTCGGGGCGTGCAGACGATCTCCAGTCACGACGACGTCTCGGGGGGGACGGGATCGTCGACCATCGTCTCGGTCGGACCTGGCGCGTTGACGATCCAGCCGACGGCCCAGAACGGGACGACCGGCGGCTACGACGTCAACGTCTCGCTGGCCGGCGACGTCAACGGCGACTTCAAGGTCGACCGCACCGACCTGGCGGCGATCCGATCGGCGATCGGCGTGAACGGTCCGGCCGACACGGTCCTCGCCGGGACCGACGTCGACGGCGACGGCGTGACGACGCTCCGCGACTGGCGGCTGGCCTTCCGCAACCTGGGGGCCTCGACCTCCTACCGCCCTCGCGAGCTGACCGCCGGCGTCGCCCCCGCGGACGACCCCAACGGCGACAACACGGTCGACGCGGACGTCTCCAAGACCAGCCTGGTCGGCAAGGCCGCGCCGGGGTCGATCGTCAAGCTGGGCGCGGGCACTTCGGCCGTGACCACCACCGCCGGCGCGGACGGCTCGTTCCACTTCGACGTCGACCTGGCCCTGGGGGTCAACACCTTCGACCTCCGCGCCACGTCGCCGGACGGCCAGGTCGTCATGAAGAGCGTCTCGGTCGTCCGGGGCTCGACGGCCTCGGTCGTGACCGAATCGTACGACTTCTCCCAGGGCGCCCAGGGCTGGGACGCCGGCTTCGCCGACATCCCCACGAATCCCAACGACACCTACGAGCTGGACTCCGGCATCCGCGACCTGCCGGCCGACCTGAATACGGACGGCACGGGCTACCTGCTCCAGTCCCACAACCGCTCCGACGACGCCTTCATGTTCCTGACCCGCAAGCTGACGGCGGCGGACGGCGTGGTGGCGGGCGCGACGTACTCCGTGGAGTTCACCATCAAGTTCGCCTCCAACGCCCCCAGCAACGCCGCCGGCATCGGCGGGGCGCCCGGCGAGTCGGTCGTCCTGAAAGCCGGCGCGTCGACGATCGAGCCCGAAGCGGTCGTCGACGGCGACATGCTTCGCATGAACATCGACAAGGGGAACAACTCCACCGGCGGGAGGGACGCCTCGGTGGTCGGGAACATCGCCAACGGTCAGGAGCTGGAAGGCGACCAGACGAGCGTCCCCTACGTCTCCCTGACCCGCGAGCACACCCACACGGCCACCGTCCAGGCCGACGCCCAGGGCAACCTCTGGCTGATCGTCGGGACCGATTCCGGCTACGAAGGGCTGACCGCGATCTACTTCCAGAGCATCGCCGTCACGCTGACACCCGTCGCCCTGGCCTGA